The nucleotide window TCGACGCCGGGCAACTCCTTGACCCGGCCGAAGTGCTCTACGAACACACGAATGCGGTCGTGCAGGTCCTTTCCGACCTCGGCGATGCGCTGGGCGTTCTCGGCCAGTTGATGCTCCCGCCAGCCGGTTGCCACCACCCGGAGCAGGGCATATAGCGTCATCGGCGTTGTGATGACAACACCCCTTTGTATCGCCTCTTCAAAGAGATTGGGATCGGTCTTCAGCGCCGCAGCGAAGGACGACTCCTCAGGCAAGAAAAGGACAACAAAGTCCGGTGCGTTTTTGAACTGCTTCCAGTACTCCTTCCCACCTAAAGACCTCACGTGGTTGCGGACAGCCTGGGCGTGGCGGTCCAGCGCCGCCTCGACTGCCTTCTCGTCAGACGCCTGGTACGCCTCAAAATACGCATCCAATGGCACCTTGGAGTCAACCGGAATGCGCCGATCATTGGGAAGTTTCACCGTCACATCGGGGCGCTGGTGCCCCTCTTCCGTCTTCTGTGTCTCCTGCGTGCCGAAGTCGCAGTAAGACGACATCCCGGCCATTTCGAGTACTCGCTCCAACTGCAATTCGCCCCATCGGCCGCGTGCGGCAGGATTTCGTAACGCTGTTGCCAACTGGTGGGCTTCTTTCCGAAGGAGTTGCTGCGCTTCTCCCAGGCCTTTCAGGTGTTGATCCAGGCCGCCGTACGCCCCCTCGCGCGCCTTCTCGATCTCGGCCAGGCGCTTCTGGTACTCCGCCAGCAGGTCCTGAATCGGTTTCAGGCGCTCCCCCGCCTGGCCGAGAAATTCCTGCCGCGATTCCTTCAGCGCCTCCGCCGACAGCGCCGCGAACGCGTCCTTCAGTTTCACCTGGGCCTCGTCGAGGATTCGCCGCTGCTCCGCCAGGTTCTTCCGCTCCGCCTCGAGGCGCGTTTCGGCCTGGACGCGCGCCCGTTGCTCGGCTTCGAGGCGTCCGCGCAACTCGGCCTCCGCCCCGGCGTCCCCCACCGGCCGCCGCTTCGCCAGCACGATGCACCTCCAGCGCGTGCTGCTCGATAAAGGCGCGACGGGGTTCCACCTTTTCGCCCATCAGGACCGAAAAGATGTGTTCGGCCTCGGCGACGTCCTCGACGAGCACCTTCTTCAGGGTCCGGCGGGCGGGGTCCATCGTCGTTTCCCACAACTGCTCCGCGTTCATCTCCCCCAGGCCCTTGAATCGTTGGATGTCCATGCCTTTCTGGCCCAGGCGGCGGATCGTCGGCAGAATCTCCGACACGCCCGCCACGCCCACCGCGTCACCGTCGGTGGCAACGGTGAACTTCGTGTACGGTTTCTCGCCGCCGACGGGCTCTTCGACCTCGAGGTGCCAGTCGGCTACGTCCAGGCCCCGAGACTGGAGTTTCTTCGCCAGTTTATTGAGTTCCCTGGCGCCGAAGAGTTCTTCCGGCTCCGGGATTTCGGGCTCCTCGGCCGCGGGCTCCTCGGCCTCTTTGGCTTTTTCGCCTTTCTCGGGCTCCTCGGTCTTCTTATCGGCGGCGCGCTCGCGCTTCGGTTTCGGGAACGCGGCGGCGATGGCCTTGGCGGCCTCCCCCTCGGAGTGGAAAAGTTCAACCCCGTCGCCGATCCGGGCCGCCCACGTGGGGAAGTCGCCCCGCTTGTCGCGCCGCGCCAGGAACTCTTCCCACAGGATGCCCCGCCGATGGAGCGACCGCACCAACTCTTCCATGTCCGCCAGCAGGAGCGCGAGTTCTTCGAGTTTCGCCCCCGAGATTTCGTCGGGCTGCTTTCGGCTTTTCGGCGGCGGGTTCACGCGCAGCGTCGTCCCCTCCACCCCGATCCGCAGCAGCGTCATCTTCATCTCCCGGTCGCTCTTGACGTACTGTTCCCGCCCCTTGCGCCGCACGCGGTACAGCGGCGGCTGCGCCACGTACAGGTACCCCTGGTCGATCAAAGGCTTCATGTGCCGATAAAAGAATGTCAATAGCAGCGTCCGTATGTGGCTCCCGTCCACGTCCGCGTCCGTCATGATCACGACCTTGTGGTATCGCGCCCGCTCGATGTCGAAGTCGTCCGTCCCGATGCCCGTCCCCAGCGCCGAGATGATCGTCGCAATCTCCTCGTGCGCCAGCATCTTGTCGATCCGCGCCTTCTCGACGTTCAGAATCTTCCCCCTCAGCGGCAGGATGGCCTGCGTCCGCCGGTCGCGCCCCTGCTTCGCGCTCCCCCCCGCCGAGTCCCCCTCCACCAGGAACACCTCCGAGAGCGCCGGGTCGCGCTCCGCACAGTCCGCCAGTTTCCCCGGCAAATTCCCCGACGCCAGCGCCCCCTTCCGGCGCACCAGGTCCCGCGCCTTGCGGGCCGCCTCACGGGCCGTCATCGCCTGGACCGCCTTCTGGATGATGCGCCTGGCGTTCGGCGGGTGCTCCTCCAGGTACTGGCCGAGCATCTCGTTCGTCGCGGTCTCGACGAATGTACCTACTTCGCTATTCGACAACTTCGTCTTCGTCTGCCCCTCGAATTGCGGGTCCCGCACGCGGACCGACAGCACCGCCGTCATGCCTTCGCGAAGGTCGTCGCCGCTCGGGGGGTTGTCGCCCTTGAGGAGGTTCTGTTTCTTGGCGTAGAAGTTCAGCGTCCGCGTCACCGCCGCCTTGAACGCCGACAGGTGCGTCCCCCCCTCGATTGTGTTGATGTTGTTCGCAAACGAGAGAATGTTTTCCGTGTACCCGTCGTTGTACTGGATCGCCACCTCCACCTCCCCGCCGGAGGGTTCGTCGGCCCGGCGGAAGTAGATCACGTCCCGGTGCACCGTCTCCTTGTCCTCGTTCAGTTGCTTGACGAACGCCCGGATCCCTTCCTTGTATCGGAACTCCGCCTCGCGCCCGTCCCGCTCGTCCACCAGCCGGATGGTGATCCCCTCGTTCAGGTACGCCAGTTCCCTGAAGCGACC belongs to Planctomycetota bacterium and includes:
- a CDS encoding DNA recombination protein RmuC, producing the protein MKLKDAFAALSAEALKESRQEFLGQAGERLKPIQDLLAEYQKRLAEIEKAREGAYGGLDQHLKGLGEAQQLLRKEAHQLATALRNPAARGRWGELQLERVLEMAGMSSYCDFGTQETQKTEEGHQRPDVTVKLPNDRRIPVDSKVPLDAYFEAYQASDEKAVEAALDRHAQAVRNHVRSLGGKEYWKQFKNAPDFVVLFLPEESSFAAALKTDPNLFEEAIQRGVVITTPMTLYALLRVVATGWREHQLAENAQRIAEVGKDLHDRIRVFVEHFGRVKELPGVETVEGPTRALPEGET